A window of Terriglobales bacterium contains these coding sequences:
- a CDS encoding ABC transporter ATP-binding protein, with amino-acid sequence MRVDGKGDGSLISVRGLDKKYQRGSEEIHVLQGLNLDVQKGEFIAFMGPSGSGKTTLLNLLGGLDVPTAGKVVVAGDEITHMSARKLTAWRSRHVGFVFQMYNLIPVLTAFQNVELPLLLTKLSKDQRRKHVETALGVVGLGDRMHHYPRQLSGGQEQRVGIARAIVADPTFLLCDEPTGDLDRKSADEVLDLLDRLVNDYGKTVLMVTHDPLAAQRAHVLLHLEKGVLVEGQKATVA; translated from the coding sequence GTGCGAGTAGACGGCAAAGGTGATGGAAGTCTTATTTCTGTCCGCGGTCTGGATAAAAAATATCAGCGCGGGAGCGAAGAGATCCATGTTTTACAGGGACTGAACCTCGACGTCCAGAAAGGCGAATTCATCGCCTTCATGGGTCCGAGTGGATCAGGCAAAACAACCCTGCTCAACCTTCTCGGCGGGCTTGATGTTCCGACCGCCGGAAAGGTCGTAGTTGCGGGTGATGAGATTACGCACATGTCGGCTCGGAAACTGACGGCATGGCGCTCGCGCCACGTCGGTTTCGTGTTCCAGATGTACAACCTTATCCCCGTGCTCACAGCGTTCCAGAACGTCGAACTGCCGCTGTTGCTGACGAAGCTGTCAAAAGACCAGCGTCGCAAGCACGTGGAAACCGCGTTGGGCGTAGTGGGACTAGGCGACCGCATGCACCACTACCCGCGGCAGCTTTCAGGCGGACAAGAACAGCGCGTCGGCATCGCCCGGGCGATCGTCGCCGATCCCACCTTCCTGCTTTGCGACGAGCCCACCGGCGACCTTGACCGCAAAAGTGCCGACGAAGTCCTCGATCTTCTTGATCGCCTCGTAAACGACTACGGTAAAACCGTCCTCATGGTCACGCATGACCCGCTCGCTGCACAACGCGCTCACGTGCTGTTGCACCTCGAGAAAGGCGTGCTCGTCGAAGGCCAGAAAGCCACGGTGGCGTAA
- a CDS encoding efflux RND transporter periplasmic adaptor subunit, translated as MGVLVLVVGAVFALKGKTPEVEVASAQNTGGTRSVLLNASGYVTPRRRATVAAKVTGRVTQMLAEEGMRVHEGQLLATLDDSDARTRLASAIADRDATTASLADLRVNLIDAERELRRTRDLQSGGVFSQQALDAATTRVESLKARIAQTEVQVKAAEARVAMAQQDVENCTIHAPFAGIVVSKDAQKGEMVSPVSAGGGFTRTGIATIVDMNSLEVEVDVNESYIARVKTGMPVTAVLDAYPDWQIPAKVRTVIPTADRQKATVKVRITFDKLDPRILPDMGVKVTFLGDEEPTSQATIVTVPKNAVRQENGSPIVWLYKDDKVERRAVKVGGVRGSDQEVLAGVNAGDQVVIAGFENLKDGAKAQLKR; from the coding sequence GTGGGCGTTCTTGTACTTGTGGTCGGGGCGGTGTTCGCGCTGAAGGGGAAAACCCCGGAAGTGGAAGTGGCGAGCGCACAGAATACCGGCGGCACTCGATCGGTTCTTTTGAACGCCAGCGGATACGTCACGCCACGCCGTCGCGCAACCGTAGCCGCAAAGGTCACCGGCCGCGTCACCCAGATGCTCGCGGAAGAAGGTATGCGTGTACACGAGGGCCAGCTTCTTGCAACTCTTGACGATTCCGATGCGCGCACCAGGTTGGCTTCCGCTATCGCCGACCGTGACGCCACAACCGCCTCCTTGGCGGACCTGCGCGTTAATCTGATCGACGCTGAGCGCGAGTTGCGGCGTACCCGTGATTTGCAGAGTGGCGGAGTATTCAGCCAGCAGGCCCTCGACGCAGCTACCACCCGCGTGGAAAGCCTCAAGGCCCGTATCGCCCAGACCGAGGTACAGGTGAAGGCCGCCGAAGCACGCGTCGCCATGGCGCAACAGGATGTCGAAAACTGCACCATCCATGCGCCCTTCGCCGGCATTGTGGTTTCGAAAGATGCTCAAAAAGGAGAGATGGTGTCGCCCGTATCCGCCGGCGGCGGATTCACACGTACCGGCATTGCCACCATCGTCGACATGAATTCGCTGGAAGTTGAGGTCGACGTAAACGAGTCCTATATTGCGCGCGTAAAAACCGGCATGCCGGTCACCGCAGTTTTAGACGCGTACCCGGACTGGCAAATCCCGGCGAAGGTTCGCACCGTAATCCCCACCGCCGACCGACAGAAAGCCACCGTCAAGGTGCGCATCACTTTCGACAAACTTGATCCCCGCATTCTTCCGGACATGGGAGTGAAAGTCACCTTCCTCGGCGACGAAGAGCCGACGAGCCAAGCCACCATTGTCACCGTCCCCAAGAACGCGGTCCGGCAGGAGAATGGGTCGCCCATTGTCTGGCTCTACAAGGACGATAAGGTGGAACGGCGTGCGGTGAAAGTTGGCGGCGTACGCGGTAGCGATCAGGAGGTCCTGGCCGGGGTTAACGCCGGGGACCAGGTTGTGATTGCCGGTTTCGAAAATCTGAAGGATGGCGCAAAGGCGCAACTAAAAAGATAG
- a CDS encoding SET domain-containing protein-lysine N-methyltransferase produces MLKVRKSKIEGVGLFTDAPIKARMKVGEYTGERISVREARRRAKTREHIAIVELSDKEAIDESVPGGGPFQYINHSCSPNVFIRIAYNRVEFYAKRDIAAGEEMTVDYEVSHHDGGLRCQCGASGCRDFI; encoded by the coding sequence ATGTTGAAGGTCAGGAAGAGCAAGATTGAGGGAGTGGGACTGTTCACGGACGCTCCGATCAAGGCCAGAATGAAGGTGGGCGAGTATACAGGGGAGCGAATCTCGGTGCGCGAGGCACGCCGTCGCGCGAAGACGCGAGAACATATCGCGATCGTGGAACTCAGCGACAAAGAGGCGATCGACGAAAGCGTACCGGGAGGCGGACCGTTCCAGTACATCAATCATTCATGCAGTCCGAATGTGTTCATACGGATTGCCTATAACCGGGTGGAGTTTTACGCCAAGCGCGACATCGCAGCGGGCGAGGAAATGACGGTGGATTACGAGGTCTCCCACCACGACGGCGGGTTACGGTGCCAGTGCGGGGCTTCGGGGTGTCGCGATTTCATTTAG
- a CDS encoding class I SAM-dependent methyltransferase, with the protein MDLESIAKVLGARFEIVAKDGARALKQLGLPGQAKILDVGTGSGNFAIFLASEGYEVVTGEPSTDTSQYARRDWALNAEKAGVRDKIRFESFDASRMPFETESFEAVCFFGVLHHIDEDVRGDVFREALRVVKKNGAVVFFEPREEMLHLVRADDPSHPPAAKPSEYLPDPSTREERIEGDFMNIHIYRKSMD; encoded by the coding sequence ATGGATTTGGAATCTATCGCCAAAGTGCTCGGAGCAAGGTTCGAGATCGTAGCGAAGGACGGGGCGCGCGCGTTGAAGCAGTTGGGCCTACCGGGGCAAGCAAAAATTCTAGATGTGGGCACGGGCAGCGGGAATTTTGCCATCTTCCTCGCTTCGGAGGGATACGAGGTCGTCACAGGCGAGCCGAGTACGGACACATCGCAGTACGCCCGAAGAGATTGGGCGTTGAATGCGGAGAAAGCCGGAGTTCGGGACAAGATCCGGTTTGAATCGTTTGACGCGAGCAGAATGCCGTTTGAGACGGAGTCGTTCGAGGCCGTCTGTTTCTTCGGCGTACTCCATCACATAGATGAAGATGTACGCGGCGACGTGTTCCGCGAGGCGCTGCGAGTCGTGAAGAAGAATGGTGCGGTTGTATTCTTTGAGCCACGCGAGGAAATGCTACATCTGGTTCGGGCGGACGATCCGAGTCATCCGCCAGCGGCGAAGCCATCGGAGTACCTGCCTGACCCGAGCACTCGAGAAGAGCGAATCGAAGGGGACTTCATGAATATTCACATCTACAGGAAATCGATGGATTAA
- a CDS encoding polysaccharide deacetylase family protein, protein MSSLGAAQTKTVALTIDDLPYATMKGNPEDVAIARGDIAKILAVIKVHKAPMVAFVNEAKLQVPGQIDARVSLLDQWLDGGVVLGNHTYSHMNINKTPLPEFEAEVIRGEVVTRRLMKARGLELKYFRHPFLNTGATVEDKNTFEAFLKRHGYIVAPVTVENHDWAFNTAYLYTLDQGDMVTANKILDAYVAYQDVQIDYYEAMSQKLFGRNIAHVMLLHSDRLNALRLDDILKKFEARGYKFVMLEEALKDPAYQTPDNYAGPYGYPWQHRWAITLGKDADFKGAPDPPKWVLEIYNKATAAKY, encoded by the coding sequence ATGTCCTCGCTCGGGGCGGCTCAAACGAAGACGGTCGCCCTCACAATTGACGATCTTCCGTACGCCACGATGAAGGGCAACCCAGAAGATGTTGCGATTGCGCGGGGCGATATTGCGAAGATCCTGGCGGTCATCAAAGTCCATAAAGCGCCGATGGTGGCGTTCGTGAACGAGGCGAAGCTGCAAGTGCCGGGGCAGATTGATGCACGCGTGTCTCTGCTGGACCAGTGGCTGGATGGTGGCGTGGTTCTGGGAAACCACACGTACTCGCACATGAACATCAACAAGACTCCGCTGCCGGAGTTCGAAGCGGAAGTGATACGCGGAGAAGTGGTGACGCGGCGGTTGATGAAAGCGCGCGGGTTAGAACTGAAATACTTCCGGCATCCGTTCCTGAACACCGGAGCGACGGTGGAGGACAAGAACACGTTCGAAGCGTTCCTGAAGCGGCACGGGTACATCGTGGCGCCTGTGACGGTGGAGAACCACGATTGGGCCTTCAACACGGCCTATCTGTACACGCTGGACCAGGGCGATATGGTGACGGCGAACAAGATCCTCGATGCGTATGTGGCGTACCAGGACGTGCAGATCGATTACTACGAGGCGATGTCGCAGAAGTTGTTCGGGCGGAATATCGCGCACGTAATGCTGCTGCATTCGGACCGGCTGAATGCGCTGCGACTCGACGATATTCTGAAAAAGTTTGAGGCGCGCGGGTACAAGTTCGTGATGCTGGAGGAGGCGCTGAAGGATCCGGCGTATCAGACGCCAGATAACTATGCCGGCCCGTACGGTTATCCGTGGCAGCACCGCTGGGCGATCACGCTGGGGAAAGATGCGGATTTCAAGGGTGCGCCCGATCCTCCGAAGTGGGTGCTGGAGATCTATAACAAGGCGACAGCGGCGAAGTACTAG
- a CDS encoding DNA alkylation repair protein has product MAQTAAKRKVGVTSATPSVADVLAWLKKNASAKVRNDMEPRYGIVTDKAFGVPVGAMQKYAKNIGKNHDLALALWDTGWYEARMLAAFLDEPELVTPAQMDRWCRDFDNWGICDTVCFHLFDRTPYAFRKIKEWSGKKNEFEKRAAFALLACVALHNKEADDKQFLPYLPLIEKAATDNRNFVKKGVSWALRLIGRRSLQLNHAALEVAKRLAASDEPSAKSIGKEAVKELTSPIVSGQLKAKAKRL; this is encoded by the coding sequence ATGGCACAAACTGCAGCAAAACGTAAAGTTGGAGTGACTTCGGCGACACCGTCCGTTGCCGATGTCCTCGCCTGGCTGAAGAAGAATGCCAGCGCGAAAGTCCGCAATGACATGGAGCCCCGTTACGGCATCGTCACCGACAAAGCCTTCGGCGTCCCCGTTGGTGCCATGCAGAAATACGCCAAGAACATCGGCAAGAACCACGATCTCGCGCTCGCCCTGTGGGACACCGGCTGGTACGAAGCCCGTATGCTCGCCGCCTTCCTCGACGAACCCGAACTCGTCACGCCCGCTCAAATGGACCGCTGGTGCCGAGATTTCGATAATTGGGGCATCTGCGACACCGTCTGCTTTCACCTCTTCGACCGCACTCCGTACGCATTTCGCAAAATCAAAGAGTGGTCAGGAAAGAAAAACGAATTCGAAAAACGCGCCGCTTTCGCGCTCCTCGCCTGCGTCGCTCTCCACAACAAAGAAGCCGACGACAAGCAGTTCCTTCCCTATCTGCCGCTGATCGAAAAGGCCGCCACCGACAACCGCAACTTCGTGAAGAAAGGAGTGAGTTGGGCGCTGCGCCTGATTGGCCGGCGCAGTCTCCAACTCAACCACGCCGCTCTTGAAGTAGCAAAAAGGCTCGCCGCATCCGACGAGCCTTCTGCAAAATCAATCGGGAAAGAAGCCGTGAAGGAACTCACCAGTCCAATCGTCTCCGGACAACTGAAAGCAAAAGCAAAACGCCTCTAG
- a CDS encoding alpha-ketoacid dehydrogenase subunit beta has product MATVTYLEAIRQGIWEEMERDPTVFCIGEDIGVYGGAFKVTEGFIEHFGTRRVIDTPIAESAIVGAAFGAALTGMRPVAEFQFMDFIGCAFNQITNMVAKAHYRWGAPAPLVLRGPSGGGVHGGPFHSQNPEMYFVPTPGLKVICPATAYDAKGLIKSAIRDNNPCIFFEHKFLYRRIKEELPEEEYTVPIGKARVAREAKGGKKIGVITYAAMVLTALEAAEILAKDGIELEVVDLRSLLPLDREAITDVVRKTNKVIVLHEHPKTAGIAGEIAAVINEEAFDDLDGPIVRIAAQDSPVPFSPPQEEYYLPKVEDVVREARRLATY; this is encoded by the coding sequence ATGGCGACAGTCACTTACCTCGAAGCGATCCGGCAGGGAATCTGGGAAGAGATGGAACGCGATCCGACCGTGTTCTGTATTGGCGAGGACATTGGTGTTTACGGCGGCGCGTTCAAGGTGACCGAGGGGTTCATCGAGCATTTTGGGACGCGGCGGGTGATTGATACGCCGATCGCCGAGTCAGCGATTGTGGGGGCGGCGTTCGGGGCGGCACTGACGGGGATGCGTCCGGTGGCGGAGTTCCAGTTCATGGACTTCATCGGATGCGCGTTCAACCAGATCACGAACATGGTGGCGAAGGCGCATTATCGCTGGGGAGCGCCGGCGCCGTTGGTGCTACGCGGCCCGAGCGGCGGCGGCGTGCATGGCGGGCCCTTTCACTCACAGAATCCGGAGATGTATTTTGTGCCCACGCCGGGGTTGAAGGTGATTTGTCCGGCGACGGCGTATGACGCGAAGGGGCTGATTAAATCGGCGATACGCGATAACAATCCGTGCATCTTCTTCGAGCATAAGTTTCTGTACCGGCGGATCAAGGAAGAGCTGCCGGAAGAGGAGTACACGGTTCCGATCGGGAAGGCGCGGGTGGCGCGCGAGGCGAAGGGTGGAAAGAAGATCGGCGTGATCACGTATGCGGCGATGGTGCTTACGGCGCTGGAGGCAGCAGAGATCCTAGCGAAAGACGGAATTGAGTTGGAGGTTGTGGACCTGAGGTCGTTGCTGCCGCTGGACCGGGAGGCGATCACCGACGTGGTACGGAAGACGAATAAGGTGATCGTGCTGCACGAGCATCCGAAGACGGCGGGGATCGCGGGGGAGATTGCGGCGGTGATCAACGAAGAGGCGTTCGACGATCTGGACGGGCCGATTGTGAGAATTGCAGCGCAGGACTCGCCGGTGCCGTTTTCGCCTCCGCAGGAAGAGTATTACCTCCCGAAAGTTGAGGATGTGGTGCGCGAAGCGCGGCGGTTAGCGACCTACTGA
- a CDS encoding DUF2007 domain-containing protein produces the protein MPGNWVTVAHLQNQQEYLLARARLEASGIECFSPNEHMARIAGPMMRIWGGHEFQLQVRPEDVEDAKALLADPGSPFLVSE, from the coding sequence ATGCCGGGGAACTGGGTCACAGTAGCGCATCTACAGAATCAGCAGGAGTACCTGCTGGCGCGGGCACGTCTGGAGGCGAGCGGGATCGAGTGCTTCTCTCCGAACGAGCATATGGCCCGAATTGCCGGTCCCATGATGCGGATCTGGGGTGGGCATGAGTTCCAGTTGCAGGTGCGTCCGGAGGATGTGGAGGACGCGAAGGCCTTACTGGCCGATCCGGGCAGTCCCTTTTTGGTGTCGGAGTAG